A single Myxocyprinus asiaticus isolate MX2 ecotype Aquarium Trade chromosome 50, UBuf_Myxa_2, whole genome shotgun sequence DNA region contains:
- the LOC127439298 gene encoding C2 calcium-dependent domain-containing protein 4C-like, translating into MWVLEKIRDSVETNVLRQGETGDKQGKAPVYSNVLTPDKIPDFFIPPKLVSCPPEPEATDVKSKESLQPSTSEQTISSKNISSPRSPRLVSKLAGDTKNLLRAANRHIIQIESADEVVAGDTNADPQSQTAMSLPYIPKTQTSYGFATLMESPHTRRKESLFHCDHTSPVTSPNTQRKSQSKSSNEGNHLNPPDFNTSHINPYRYFSGGESDTCSSAESSPFSSPLLSRSASLLKIFTHDTQAKVAKGKRTFARHSSLSTDECSSAEPSPNVPRRSHCSSLQGGGALEHLHGADRQHKEHTINMHKGGTIRLCADYDAGTARLRIRIMAAEDLYDPMFDIKSINCCVSLYLNPGKLQKQRSTIIKNSRNPVFNEDFFFDSVTSAQVKNLALKIKVVNKGTSLKRDSLLGEREVALCKLLSGF; encoded by the coding sequence ATGTGGGTTCTGGAGAAGATCCGGGACTCCGTTGAAACAAATGTGCTCCGGCAAGGAGAGACTGGTGATAAACAGGGCAAGGCGCCTGTCTATAGCAATGTCCTCACACCTGATAAGATTCCAGATTTCTTTATCCCTCCAAAGCTGGTAAGCTGCCCACCAGAGCCTGAGGCAACCGATGTCAAGTCCAAAGAAAGTTTGCAACCCTCTACATCTGAGCAAACCATCAGCAGCAAGAATATCAGCAGCCCTCGTAGCCCACGATTGGTCAGCAAGTTGGCCGGAGACACCAAAAACTTGCTTAGGGCCGCTAACCGCCACATCATTCAAATTGAGAGTGCGGATGAAGTCGTTGCAGGTGATACAAATGCGGACCCTCAATCACAGACAGCCATGTCACTGCCGTACATTCCAAAGACTCAGACCTCATACGGCTTTGCAACGTTAATGGAGAGTCCCCACACTCGGCGGAAAGAATCCCTGTTCCACTGTGACCACACCAGCCCAGTAACCTCGCCCAACACCCAACGCAAGTCTCAAAGCAAGAGCAGCAACGAGGGGAACCACCTCAATCCTCCAGACTTCAACACCTCTCACATAAACCCCTACCGTTACTTCAGTGGTGGTGAGAGCGACACTTGCTCTTCAGCAGAATCCTCCCCATTTAGTTCACCCTTGCTGTCCCGTTCCGCTTCCCTTCTGAAGATCTTCACCCATGACACGCAAGCCAAGGTTGCAAAAGGCAAGAGGACATTCGCCAGACATAGTTCCCTATCCACGGATGAATGCAGCTCAGCGGAACCAAGCCCTAACGTTCCCAGACGAAGCCACTGTTCCTCTTTGCAAGGTGGTGGAGCTCTGGAACATCTGCATGGTGCCGACCgtcaacacaaggaacacaccATCAACATGCACAAAGGAGGCACCATCCGGCTTTGTGCAGATTATGATGCAGGTACGGCCCGCTTGCGAATCCGTATAATGGCAGCTGAGGACTTGTATGACCCAATGTTTGATATAAAGAGCATCAACTGCTGCGTGTCGCTCTACCTCAATCCAGGCAAGTTGCAGAAACAAAGGAGCACAATTATCAAGAACAGCCGCAATCCCGTCTTCAACGAGGACTTCTTTTTTGATTCAGTGACTTCGGCTCAGGTAAAAAACCTAGCTCTGAAGATCAAAGTTGTGAATAAAGGAACTAGCCTGAAAAGAGACTCGCTGTTAGGTGAGCGAGAGGTTGCTTTGTGCAAGCTCTTGTCTGGATTTTAG